In Vibrio gangliei, a single window of DNA contains:
- the seqA gene encoding replication initiation negative regulator SeqA yields the protein MKTIEVDEELYRYIASQTQHIGESASDILRRLLIGGQQGSQETVKVAQPVVAETPAQPAKQEKADGVKVMRTLLISDEFAEKEKAIDRFMLILSSLYHINEADFAEAAKVKGRTRVYFADNEETLLASGKTTKPRSIPNTPFWVITNNNTNRKRQMVQQLMTQMGFQAELIDKVCNAI from the coding sequence ATGAAAACCATTGAAGTAGATGAAGAACTTTACCGTTATATCGCGAGCCAAACCCAGCATATTGGTGAAAGTGCCTCGGATATTTTGCGTCGACTTTTAATCGGTGGGCAGCAAGGATCACAAGAAACCGTTAAAGTTGCACAGCCTGTAGTTGCGGAAACTCCGGCACAACCTGCAAAGCAAGAAAAAGCAGATGGCGTGAAAGTGATGCGTACTTTGCTGATTTCTGATGAGTTTGCAGAAAAAGAGAAAGCCATTGATCGCTTTATGCTGATTTTATCTTCTTTGTACCATATCAATGAGGCTGACTTTGCCGAAGCGGCGAAAGTAAAAGGCCGTACTCGTGTGTATTTTGCGGATAATGAAGAAACCCTATTGGCGAGTGGTAAAACGACCAAACCTCGTTCTATTCCGAATACGCCGTTTTGGGTTATCACCAATAACAACACCAACCGTAAACGCCAAATGGTGCAACAGCTGATGAC